From one Gallionella capsiferriformans ES-2 genomic stretch:
- the hisG gene encoding ATP phosphoribosyltransferase has protein sequence MITIALSKGRIFEETMPLLAAAGITALDDPETSRKLILDTNRSDVRLIIVRASDVPTYVQYGAADIGVAGKDVLNEHGGQGLYQPLDLNIARCRMMVAVRDDFDYESAVKQGARLRVATKYVNAAREHFAAKGVHIDLIKLYGSMELAPLVGLSDVIVDLVSSGGTLRANHLKAVEHISDVSSRLVVNQAALKLKRDKIQPMLDAFAQALIK, from the coding sequence ATGATTACCATCGCTTTATCCAAAGGCCGTATCTTTGAAGAAACCATGCCCTTGCTGGCTGCGGCAGGGATTACTGCGCTGGATGATCCTGAAACTTCGCGCAAACTGATACTGGATACCAATCGCAGCGACGTACGCTTGATTATCGTTCGTGCCAGTGATGTGCCAACTTATGTGCAATACGGTGCAGCGGACATCGGTGTGGCGGGTAAAGACGTGCTGAATGAGCACGGCGGGCAGGGCTTGTACCAGCCGCTGGACTTAAATATTGCGCGCTGCCGGATGATGGTTGCGGTGCGCGACGATTTTGATTACGAGTCCGCGGTAAAGCAGGGCGCGCGGTTGCGTGTTGCGACCAAGTATGTCAACGCGGCGCGCGAACACTTTGCGGCCAAGGGTGTACATATCGATCTGATCAAATTATACGGCTCGATGGAACTTGCGCCGCTGGTCGGTTTGTCCGACGTGATTGTCGATCTGGTCAGCAGCGGCGGTACTTTGCGCGCTAATCACTTGAAGGCGGTCGAACACATTAGTGATGTATCGTCCCGTCTGGTGGTGAATCAGGCGGCGCTGAAATTAAAGCGTGACAAAATTCAACCTATGCTTGATGCCTTCGCGCAGGCGTTGATTAAATAA
- a CDS encoding ABC transporter ATP-binding protein yields the protein MPAPSLVEIRDLNFTYDKRPVLQGINMTFPKGKLVAIMGLSGCGKTTLLRHIGGALKPTRGYVKFDGQLMHELDPKALYLMRRKMGMLFQFGALFTDMSVYDNVAFQMREHTDLSEEMIHNLVIMKLNAVGLRGAQHMMPSELSGGMARRVALARTMALDPMLVMYDEPFAGLDPISMTVIGDLIRSLNDALGATSIIVTHDIQESLKIVDYVYFMANGVIVAEGTPDELRACDTDFVRQFVHGEMDGPVPFHYPGVDYRQALNLRA from the coding sequence TTGCCTGCGCCCTCCCTAGTCGAAATTCGCGACCTTAACTTCACCTATGATAAGCGCCCTGTCCTGCAGGGTATCAATATGACGTTTCCGAAAGGAAAGTTGGTTGCTATCATGGGCTTGAGTGGTTGTGGCAAAACGACCCTGCTGCGGCACATCGGCGGGGCGCTGAAGCCTACTCGTGGCTACGTCAAATTTGACGGTCAGCTAATGCATGAGCTTGATCCGAAAGCGCTGTACCTGATGCGACGCAAAATGGGCATGTTGTTCCAGTTTGGTGCGCTTTTCACCGATATGTCGGTATATGACAACGTGGCGTTTCAAATGCGTGAACATACCGATTTGTCTGAAGAGATGATACATAATCTGGTGATCATGAAACTGAATGCGGTAGGTTTGCGCGGGGCGCAGCACATGATGCCGTCTGAATTGTCCGGCGGTATGGCGCGTCGCGTCGCATTGGCTAGAACCATGGCGCTGGACCCGATGCTTGTGATGTATGACGAGCCGTTCGCGGGCCTTGATCCGATATCGATGACGGTGATTGGCGATTTGATACGCAGTCTGAACGATGCACTGGGTGCGACCTCGATTATCGTCACACACGATATTCAGGAATCGCTCAAGATTGTTGACTATGTCTATTTTATGGCGAACGGCGTGATTGTCGCGGAAGGTACGCCGGATGAACTTCGCGCCTGTGACACGGATTTTGTACGTCAGTTTGTGCACGGCGAGATGGACGGGCCGGTACCATTTCATTATCCCGGCGTTGATTATCGCCAGGCTTTAAATTTACGGGCTTGA
- the mlaD gene encoding outer membrane lipid asymmetry maintenance protein MlaD, translated as MERTTLDLWVGMFVVAGIGALVMLAMKVGNLGTYNVSETYQVHAYFSNIGGLKPKASIRSAGVLVGRVTSISLDTERYEANVVMNVDKRYQFPKDTFANILTSGLLGEQYIGLVPGGETEMIKDGDLLKQTQSAMVLEDLIGKFMYSKAAEPAKEESK; from the coding sequence ATGGAACGGACAACTTTGGATTTATGGGTGGGCATGTTTGTGGTGGCAGGGATCGGTGCGCTGGTGATGCTGGCGATGAAAGTCGGTAATCTGGGTACCTACAATGTTTCTGAAACGTATCAGGTGCATGCCTATTTCTCCAATATCGGTGGATTGAAGCCTAAAGCATCGATTCGCAGTGCTGGGGTGCTGGTGGGACGTGTGACATCTATTTCGCTCGATACGGAACGTTATGAAGCCAATGTGGTCATGAACGTGGACAAGCGTTACCAGTTTCCCAAGGATACCTTCGCCAATATTCTGACGTCTGGCTTGTTGGGGGAGCAATACATTGGTCTGGTGCCAGGCGGCGAGACGGAGATGATCAAAGACGGCGACCTTTTGAAGCAAACGCAATCGGCGATGGTGCTGGAAGATTTGATCGGTAAATTTATGTACAGCAAGGCTGCAGAGCCTGCAAAAGAGGAGTCGAAATGA
- the wrbA gene encoding NAD(P)H:quinone oxidoreductase: MITDKEILVLYYSQHGATRQMAQLIARGIETIPGARARVRTVPKISAVCEATESAIPDNGAPYAELSDLEACAGLALGSPTRFGNMAGAMKHFWDGTSELWMKHALVGKPAALFTSSSSLHGGQESTLLSMMLPLLHHGMLITGIPYSEPELAATQSGGTPYGASHVAGLTSDMAISETEKKLCMALGRRLAQTALKLSS, from the coding sequence ATGATAACCGACAAAGAAATACTGGTGCTGTATTACAGCCAGCACGGCGCGACGCGCCAGATGGCGCAGTTAATTGCACGCGGCATAGAAACCATTCCGGGAGCACGCGCTCGTGTGCGCACCGTACCTAAAATATCCGCCGTATGCGAGGCAACCGAATCTGCCATCCCCGATAACGGCGCGCCTTACGCCGAACTATCCGACTTGGAAGCCTGCGCAGGACTGGCGCTGGGCAGTCCGACCCGCTTTGGCAATATGGCTGGTGCGATGAAACACTTCTGGGATGGCACAAGCGAACTCTGGATGAAACACGCTTTGGTTGGCAAACCCGCAGCACTGTTCACCTCCAGCAGCAGCCTGCACGGAGGACAGGAGTCGACGCTGCTGTCGATGATGCTACCGCTGCTGCACCACGGCATGTTGATCACCGGCATACCCTATTCAGAACCTGAACTGGCCGCCACACAGAGCGGTGGCACGCCTTACGGCGCAAGCCATGTAGCCGGATTAACCAGCGATATGGCCATTTCAGAGACCGAAAAGAAACTGTGCATGGCGCTCGGACGCCGCCTGGCTCAGACAGCCTTGAAACTCTCTTCATGA
- a CDS encoding YihY family inner membrane protein, with product MQSQELFSFIRFVAARFRQDRCVQIASSLTFTTLLSVVPLITIALTLFSAFPVFGDFSTQIKTYLLGNLMPETAGRVITHYMEQFAESAGRLSALGVLFLTVTAMLMMLTIDHAFNIIWRVSRPRTLLKRLVIYWAVLTLAPVLVGASLSLTSWLVGLSMGYAKNIPFFGVGMLKALPVIFTTLAFAMLFRLVPNRYVPLSHALIGGIVASALFETMNRVFGYYISHFPTYKLVYGAFASVPIFLMWVYFSWLTILLGAVVAASLPHWRTTEAPYLPAVVKMLDALRVLKLMSDGMRQGVVMTIPALSSKLHLGFFTLEEIIERLVSADLVRKAEGHGWLMMRDAAHIQASELLHLFVLDRSSLLVEEGDDPLKQWLAKCAASLESNTAVSLQTLFDEAV from the coding sequence ATGCAAAGTCAGGAACTCTTTTCTTTTATTCGTTTTGTCGCCGCGCGATTCCGCCAGGATCGTTGCGTGCAGATCGCGTCGAGCCTGACGTTTACCACCTTGTTATCGGTGGTGCCCTTAATTACCATCGCGTTGACGCTGTTTTCCGCGTTTCCGGTATTCGGCGATTTTTCAACCCAGATCAAAACCTATTTGCTGGGTAATCTGATGCCGGAGACGGCGGGGCGCGTGATTACCCATTACATGGAGCAGTTTGCTGAAAGTGCCGGGCGACTGAGCGCGTTGGGTGTGTTATTTCTGACGGTCACGGCGATGTTGATGATGCTGACCATTGATCATGCCTTTAATATCATCTGGCGGGTAAGTCGCCCGCGTACCCTGTTAAAGCGGCTGGTCATTTACTGGGCGGTACTGACTCTAGCGCCTGTGCTGGTCGGAGCGAGCCTATCGCTTACCTCCTGGCTGGTCGGGCTGTCGATGGGTTATGCTAAAAATATTCCGTTTTTCGGCGTGGGGATGCTCAAAGCGCTGCCGGTCATCTTTACCACGCTGGCATTTGCGATGCTATTCCGTCTGGTGCCTAACCGTTATGTGCCATTGAGTCATGCGCTGATCGGGGGGATCGTCGCTTCGGCGTTATTTGAAACAATGAATCGCGTGTTCGGGTATTACATCAGCCACTTCCCGACCTACAAGCTCGTCTACGGCGCATTCGCCAGTGTGCCGATTTTTCTGATGTGGGTGTACTTTTCCTGGTTGACCATTTTGCTGGGGGCGGTGGTCGCGGCATCGCTTCCGCACTGGCGAACTACGGAGGCGCCCTATTTGCCGGCGGTCGTGAAGATGCTCGATGCGCTGCGGGTACTCAAGCTGATGTCGGACGGCATGCGCCAGGGGGTGGTGATGACGATACCTGCGCTATCCAGCAAATTGCATTTAGGATTTTTTACGCTGGAGGAAATTATTGAGCGGCTGGTGAGCGCTGATCTGGTGCGCAAGGCAGAGGGGCACGGCTGGCTGATGATGCGAGATGCGGCCCATATTCAGGCGTCCGAATTATTGCATTTGTTTGTGCTGGATCGAAGCAGTTTGCTGGTGGAAGAGGGGGATGACCCGTTAAAGCAATGGCTGGCTAAATGCGCCGCCAGCCTGGAAAGCAATACGGCGGTCAGTCTGCAAACTTTGTTCGATGAGGCAGTTTAA
- the nusG gene encoding transcription termination/antitermination protein NusG, with amino-acid sequence MAMSWYVVHTYSQFEKSVSRALVERIAREGMQEKFGQILVPVEEVVELKGGQKVTSERKFFPGYVLVEMEMTDESWHLVKNTPKVTGFLGGSAMRPTPISEKEVQNIMQQMQAGVEKPRPKVLFEVGESVRVKEGPFTDFTGMVEEVNYDKNKIRVAVTIFGRATPVELDFGQVEKG; translated from the coding sequence ATGGCGATGAGTTGGTATGTTGTTCACACGTACTCTCAATTTGAGAAAAGTGTTTCGCGGGCATTAGTCGAAAGAATTGCTCGCGAGGGTATGCAAGAAAAGTTTGGTCAGATTCTGGTTCCAGTCGAAGAGGTTGTTGAACTCAAGGGGGGGCAAAAAGTCACCTCAGAGCGCAAGTTTTTTCCTGGGTATGTGCTGGTTGAGATGGAAATGACCGATGAGTCCTGGCACTTGGTGAAAAATACACCAAAAGTAACTGGGTTCTTGGGCGGATCAGCAATGCGCCCGACGCCGATCAGTGAAAAAGAAGTTCAGAATATCATGCAGCAAATGCAGGCGGGCGTTGAAAAACCAAGGCCTAAGGTTTTGTTCGAAGTGGGCGAGTCTGTACGTGTTAAGGAGGGTCCGTTCACCGACTTTACCGGCATGGTGGAAGAAGTTAACTACGACAAGAATAAGATACGGGTGGCAGTTACGATTTTCGGTCGTGCGACACCGGTTGAGTTGGATTTTGGCCAGGTAGAAAAAGGCTAA
- the tuf gene encoding elongation factor Tu yields the protein MAKSKFERTKPHVNVGTIGHVDHGKTTLTAAITMVLCKKFGGEAKAYDQIDAAPEEKARGITINTAHVEYETATRHYAHVDCPGHADYVKNMITGAAQMDGAILVCSAADGPMPQTREHILLARQVGVPYIVVFLNKCDMVDDEELLELVEMEVRELLSKYDFPGDDIPVIKGSAMLAIKGDQSDIGEPAIFRLAEALDTYIPTPERAVDGAFLMPVEDVFSISGRGTVVTGRIERGIVKVGEEIEIVGIKPTLKTTCTGVEMFRKLLDQGQAGDNVGVLLRGTKREEVERGQVLCKPGSIKPHTKFTAEIYVLGKEEGGRHTPFFQGYRPQFYFRTTDVTGAVELPAGTEMVMPGDNVSITVALINPIAMEEGLRFAIREGGRTVGAGVVAKVIE from the coding sequence ATGGCAAAAAGTAAATTTGAACGCACCAAACCACACGTCAACGTCGGTACGATCGGTCACGTGGATCACGGTAAGACAACGCTGACAGCGGCGATCACGATGGTGTTGTGCAAGAAGTTTGGCGGCGAAGCCAAGGCTTACGACCAGATCGATGCGGCACCGGAAGAAAAGGCACGCGGTATTACCATTAATACCGCTCACGTTGAATACGAAACAGCAACTCGTCACTACGCTCACGTAGATTGCCCGGGCCACGCCGACTATGTTAAGAACATGATCACGGGTGCTGCGCAGATGGACGGCGCGATCCTGGTTTGTTCAGCTGCTGACGGTCCTATGCCTCAGACTCGCGAACACATCTTGCTGGCACGTCAGGTTGGCGTTCCTTACATCGTTGTGTTCTTGAACAAGTGCGACATGGTCGACGACGAAGAGTTGCTCGAACTGGTTGAAATGGAAGTTCGTGAATTGCTGTCCAAGTACGATTTCCCTGGTGATGACATTCCAGTTATCAAGGGTTCTGCGATGCTGGCCATCAAGGGCGATCAGTCTGATATCGGCGAGCCTGCAATTTTTCGTTTGGCTGAAGCATTGGATACCTACATTCCAACGCCGGAACGTGCTGTTGACGGCGCATTCCTGATGCCAGTTGAAGACGTATTCTCGATCTCCGGTCGCGGTACTGTTGTAACGGGTCGTATCGAACGCGGTATCGTTAAAGTCGGCGAAGAAATCGAAATCGTTGGTATCAAGCCAACTTTGAAGACCACTTGTACTGGCGTTGAAATGTTCCGTAAGCTGCTCGATCAAGGTCAGGCTGGCGATAACGTGGGTGTTCTGTTGCGCGGTACGAAGCGTGAAGAAGTTGAGCGCGGTCAAGTATTGTGCAAACCAGGTTCAATCAAGCCTCACACTAAGTTCACTGCGGAAATCTACGTATTGGGCAAAGAAGAAGGTGGTCGTCATACGCCATTCTTCCAGGGCTACCGTCCTCAGTTCTACTTCCGTACGACGGACGTAACGGGTGCAGTTGAATTGCCAGCGGGCACCGAAATGGTTATGCCAGGCGATAACGTCAGCATTACCGTTGCACTGATCAATCCGATCGCGATGGAAGAAGGTCTGCGTTTCGCGATTCGCGAAGGTGGCCGTACCGTTGGTGCCGGTGTCGTTGCAAAAGTTATCGAGTAA
- the secE gene encoding preprotein translocase subunit SecE: MSDKIKLLFAFLLVVAGIAGYYYLHDSAAVLRLLSVLAGVLLAVGVASTSESGRQFIAFGRDSIAEAKRVVWPTRKETLQTTGVVILFAITMALFLWLVDASLMTMVNKLMGRAE, translated from the coding sequence ATGTCGGATAAAATCAAGTTGCTATTTGCATTTCTGCTGGTTGTAGCAGGGATTGCGGGTTACTACTACCTGCATGACAGTGCGGCAGTGCTGCGGTTATTGTCGGTGCTCGCGGGTGTTTTGCTTGCGGTAGGTGTCGCGTCTACAAGCGAGTCAGGTCGTCAGTTTATCGCCTTTGGTCGTGATTCGATTGCGGAGGCGAAGCGCGTTGTTTGGCCTACCCGTAAGGAAACGCTGCAAACCACCGGTGTGGTGATTTTGTTTGCTATCACGATGGCTTTATTTCTGTGGTTGGTTGATGCCAGTCTGATGACGATGGTAAATAAGTTGATGGGACGGGCTGAATAA
- a CDS encoding BolA family protein: MVTPESIQQDIASNMATTHLTVTGDGQHFEAIVVSQEFSGKSRIGRQQLVYKTLGDRMKGEIHALSMKTYTPEEWAQASN, from the coding sequence ATGGTTACCCCTGAAAGCATACAGCAGGATATCGCGAGCAACATGGCTACGACACATTTAACCGTCACGGGTGACGGTCAGCACTTCGAGGCGATTGTGGTCAGTCAGGAATTTTCCGGAAAGAGCCGTATCGGACGCCAGCAGTTGGTCTACAAGACGCTGGGCGACAGGATGAAAGGCGAAATTCATGCGCTGTCGATGAAAACCTACACACCTGAAGAATGGGCGCAAGCAAGCAATTGA
- a CDS encoding MlaC/ttg2D family ABC transporter substrate-binding protein: MKRILLSMVVGLSCVTAQAEIQAPDAMIKDVAQEVIVIIKQDAGSKADNQKKILALVDARVLPNFDFTHMTQLAVGRYWRQATPEQQKALVAEFRNMLVRTYANALSMYRDQKIEVRPVKMNAGDKEVVVNTRIIKSSGQPTLVDYKMEKEADGWKVYDVVIEAVSLVTNYRGQFATTIQQSGIDGLIKELSGMNAGSVRKADVK; encoded by the coding sequence ATGAAGCGTATTTTATTGAGTATGGTAGTGGGTTTGTCGTGTGTTACGGCTCAAGCTGAAATACAGGCACCCGATGCGATGATCAAGGATGTGGCTCAGGAAGTCATCGTCATCATCAAGCAGGACGCCGGCAGTAAGGCGGATAACCAGAAGAAAATTCTGGCGCTGGTCGATGCCCGCGTACTGCCTAATTTTGATTTTACCCACATGACTCAGTTGGCTGTCGGCCGCTACTGGAGGCAGGCGACGCCTGAGCAGCAAAAAGCACTGGTGGCCGAATTCCGCAATATGCTGGTGCGCACTTATGCGAATGCCTTGTCGATGTACCGCGATCAGAAAATTGAAGTTAGGCCGGTCAAAATGAATGCGGGCGATAAAGAGGTTGTTGTGAACACGCGCATCATTAAATCCAGTGGTCAGCCGACACTGGTTGATTACAAAATGGAAAAAGAAGCGGATGGCTGGAAGGTGTACGACGTTGTCATTGAGGCGGTGAGTCTGGTGACGAATTATCGCGGGCAATTTGCGACGACGATCCAGCAGTCGGGTATTGACGGCTTGATCAAGGAATTGTCCGGAATGAATGCGGGCTCAGTGCGCAAGGCAGACGTTAAGTGA
- the hisD gene encoding histidinol dehydrogenase has product MKIKQLSSSDANFSAELTALLAFEETADEKLEATVAAILSDVKNRGDAAVLEYTSRFDRLTIADAAGMELPRAELRAAFDGLPVEQRVALEAAAARVTEYHQKQVQASWRYEDADGTLLGQQVTPLDRVGLYVPGGKAAYPSSVLMNALPAKVAGVAELIMVVPTPDGLKNQLVLAAAYLSGVDRVFTIGGAQAVAALAYGTATIPKVDKIVGPGNAYVAAAKRRVFGICGIDMIAGPSEILVICDGHTNPDWIAMDLFSQAEHDELAQAILLSPDADFIAAVAASANRLLEQMPRRDIIRTALENRGALIHVASLDEACEISNRIAPEHLEMSVEQPEDYLPKLKHAGAIFMGRYTSESLGDYCAGPNHVLPTSGTARFSSPLGVYDFQKRSSLIQVSPQGAKTLGKIAATLALGEGLQAHAQSAMYRSEIN; this is encoded by the coding sequence ATGAAAATCAAACAATTATCAAGTTCTGATGCAAATTTTAGCGCTGAGCTGACCGCCTTGCTGGCATTTGAAGAAACGGCGGATGAAAAATTAGAAGCAACGGTCGCTGCTATTTTGTCGGATGTTAAAAATCGCGGTGATGCGGCCGTGCTGGAATACACGAGTCGCTTTGACCGTCTGACGATAGCCGATGCCGCAGGGATGGAGTTGCCAAGGGCAGAGTTGCGTGCAGCCTTTGACGGCTTGCCTGTTGAGCAACGCGTGGCATTGGAGGCGGCGGCAGCGCGCGTCACTGAATATCACCAGAAGCAGGTGCAGGCGTCCTGGCGTTATGAGGATGCGGATGGTACGCTGCTGGGGCAGCAGGTCACGCCATTGGACCGCGTCGGTTTGTATGTTCCAGGGGGTAAGGCGGCTTACCCTTCCTCCGTCTTGATGAATGCGCTGCCGGCTAAGGTGGCGGGTGTGGCGGAACTGATTATGGTGGTGCCTACACCTGATGGGCTTAAAAACCAGCTGGTGCTCGCGGCAGCTTATCTGTCGGGTGTCGACCGTGTATTTACGATCGGCGGTGCGCAAGCCGTGGCGGCCTTGGCCTATGGTACGGCGACGATACCCAAGGTAGATAAAATTGTAGGTCCTGGCAATGCTTACGTGGCTGCAGCCAAGCGCCGTGTTTTCGGTATCTGCGGCATTGATATGATCGCGGGCCCCTCGGAGATTCTGGTGATTTGCGACGGACATACCAATCCTGACTGGATTGCGATGGATTTGTTTTCGCAAGCGGAACACGATGAGCTAGCACAGGCCATCTTGCTCTCACCGGATGCGGACTTTATTGCGGCGGTCGCAGCGAGTGCGAATCGTTTACTAGAACAAATGCCGCGTCGTGACATTATTCGCACCGCGCTGGAAAATCGCGGTGCGTTGATCCATGTCGCCAGTCTGGATGAGGCGTGCGAAATCAGTAACCGCATCGCACCAGAGCATCTGGAAATGTCGGTTGAGCAGCCGGAGGACTATCTGCCAAAACTCAAGCATGCCGGTGCTATCTTTATGGGACGTTATACATCGGAATCCCTCGGGGATTACTGTGCCGGTCCGAATCACGTCCTGCCGACTTCAGGGACGGCACGTTTTTCATCACCGCTGGGAGTTTACGACTTTCAGAAGCGCAGTAGCCTGATACAGGTCTCGCCGCAGGGTGCAAAGACGTTGGGAAAAATTGCGGCGACACTGGCTTTGGGTGAAGGATTGCAAGCGCACGCTCAGTCAGCAATGTACAGAAGTGAAATAAATTAA
- a CDS encoding STAS domain-containing protein — protein MIEQTEDALLLSGRLTMSTVPALYESGLKVLAEKDLLVDMSRVETVDSAAVSMLLGWSRAAQARQGALRVTGMPASLLSLANLYGVADMLPH, from the coding sequence GTGATCGAGCAGACGGAAGATGCGTTGTTGCTGAGCGGTCGCTTGACGATGTCGACCGTGCCTGCACTGTATGAGTCCGGCTTGAAAGTGCTCGCTGAAAAAGACTTGCTGGTGGATATGAGTCGAGTCGAGACGGTCGATTCAGCCGCTGTCAGCATGCTGCTTGGGTGGTCAAGAGCCGCTCAAGCGCGTCAGGGTGCGTTGCGTGTTACGGGTATGCCGGCGTCGTTGCTGAGTCTGGCTAATCTGTACGGCGTGGCCGATATGCTGCCGCATTAA
- the murA gene encoding UDP-N-acetylglucosamine 1-carboxyvinyltransferase → MQKLAIQGGYRLKGEVKISGAKNAALPIMCASLLTADALHLSNLPDMHDVKTMVRLLQQMGVRIASGDQTATFNAGAVDKLEAPYDMVKTMRAAILVLGPLLTRFGEARVSLPGGCAIGSRPVDLHIKGLQAMGASIHIEHGYIHATAKRLQGARICFDLISVTGTENLMMAGVLAEGVTVLENAAREPEVVDLANCLIAMGAKIEGAGSDKITIFGVDALHGAEYAVMPDRIESGTFLVAAAATGGQITLTGARADTLDNVLDKLREAGALIEVDGERISIAMNGRPRAVNLRTAPYPAFPTDMQAQFMAMNAIAEGSSKVVETIFENRFMHVQELQRLGALIEIEGNTAVIQGRAQLEGANVMATDLRASASLVIAGMVAQGETIVDRIYHLDRGYEHIEAKLSALGAKIRRIQ, encoded by the coding sequence ATGCAAAAACTAGCGATTCAAGGCGGTTACCGCCTCAAGGGTGAGGTGAAAATCTCCGGTGCAAAGAATGCGGCACTGCCGATTATGTGTGCGAGTCTGTTAACGGCGGATGCGTTACATTTGAGTAATTTACCTGACATGCATGATGTTAAAACCATGGTCAGATTATTGCAACAGATGGGCGTTCGGATAGCGTCCGGAGATCAGACCGCAACGTTCAATGCGGGCGCGGTGGATAAACTCGAAGCACCTTACGATATGGTGAAAACCATGCGTGCGGCGATTCTGGTGCTGGGGCCGCTGCTGACCCGTTTTGGCGAAGCGCGTGTGTCGCTGCCCGGTGGTTGTGCGATTGGCTCGCGTCCGGTGGATTTGCATATCAAAGGCTTGCAGGCGATGGGCGCGTCGATTCATATCGAGCACGGTTATATCCATGCGACAGCAAAACGCCTGCAGGGCGCGCGTATTTGCTTCGATCTGATCAGTGTGACCGGCACGGAAAATCTGATGATGGCTGGTGTGCTCGCTGAGGGCGTCACGGTGCTGGAAAATGCAGCGCGCGAACCGGAAGTGGTTGATCTGGCCAACTGTCTGATTGCGATGGGTGCGAAGATCGAGGGGGCGGGCAGCGATAAGATTACGATTTTTGGCGTGGATGCGCTGCACGGTGCAGAGTACGCGGTGATGCCGGATCGCATTGAGAGCGGAACTTTTCTGGTTGCGGCAGCCGCCACAGGCGGGCAGATCACGCTGACTGGTGCGCGTGCGGATACGCTGGACAATGTGCTGGATAAGTTGCGTGAGGCGGGGGCGCTGATCGAAGTGGATGGCGAGCGAATTTCGATTGCCATGAATGGTCGTCCGCGTGCCGTTAATTTGCGCACCGCACCCTATCCTGCTTTTCCGACCGATATGCAGGCGCAGTTTATGGCGATGAATGCGATCGCAGAGGGTAGTTCTAAGGTGGTTGAGACGATTTTTGAAAATCGCTTTATGCATGTTCAGGAGTTGCAGCGCTTGGGCGCTTTGATTGAGATCGAGGGCAATACCGCTGTGATTCAGGGGCGTGCGCAGCTCGAAGGTGCGAATGTGATGGCAACCGATTTGCGTGCCTCTGCATCCCTTGTGATTGCCGGCATGGTGGCGCAGGGTGAAACTATCGTGGATCGCATTTATCATTTAGATCGCGGATACGAACACATAGAAGCGAAGCTGTCAGCGTTAGGCGCAAAGATACGAAGAATTCAGTAG
- the mlaE gene encoding lipid asymmetry maintenance ABC transporter permease subunit MlaE yields MAVVKTISAIGHRIVDTVWRIGVAARFFFLTLLYSGNCLRRFHLVIKELFSTGVMSLIIIIVAGLFVGMVLGLQGYETLKRYGSESALGVMVALGLVRELGPVMAALLFASRAGSAMTAEIGLMKATEQISAMEMMAVNPIARIVAPRFWAGVISMPLLAALFSAVGIFGGYLVGVVQIGVDEGSFWSQMQAAVDFREDIMNGIIKSVVFGTVVTVIALFEGFDAPPTAEGVSGATTRTVVTSSLAILMLDFVLTAIMFRGA; encoded by the coding sequence ATGGCAGTCGTTAAAACTATAAGTGCAATTGGTCATCGCATCGTCGACACCGTCTGGCGTATCGGTGTGGCGGCGCGTTTTTTCTTTCTGACCCTGCTGTATTCAGGGAACTGTTTAAGGCGTTTTCATCTGGTTATCAAGGAGTTGTTTTCCACCGGGGTAATGTCCTTGATCATCATCATCGTGGCAGGTTTGTTTGTTGGTATGGTGTTGGGCTTGCAAGGGTACGAAACGCTCAAGCGCTATGGTTCTGAATCGGCATTGGGCGTGATGGTGGCACTGGGATTGGTGCGCGAGCTAGGGCCTGTGATGGCCGCATTGCTGTTCGCCAGTCGTGCAGGCTCTGCAATGACGGCTGAAATCGGCTTGATGAAGGCGACCGAACAAATTTCGGCGATGGAAATGATGGCCGTCAATCCGATCGCGCGCATCGTTGCGCCGCGTTTTTGGGCCGGGGTGATTTCCATGCCGCTACTGGCGGCGTTGTTTAGTGCGGTCGGAATTTTCGGCGGCTATCTCGTCGGTGTCGTGCAGATTGGTGTGGATGAAGGTTCATTCTGGTCGCAGATGCAGGCAGCGGTTGATTTTCGCGAAGACATCATGAATGGGATTATCAAAAGTGTCGTATTTGGGACGGTGGTGACGGTAATCGCTTTGTTCGAGGGATTCGATGCGCCTCCGACTGCAGAAGGCGTGTCGGGCGCCACGACCCGCACTGTTGTAACGTCGTCACTGGCGATTTTGATGTTGGACTTTGTATTGACTGCAATCATGTTTAGAGGGGCTTAA